The nucleotide window GGCCAGCGCGGAAGATGCCGCGCTGCTCCATGTGGCGGACGGCACGCCGCTGCTGTCGGCGGAGCGCGTCTCGTTCACGTATGGCGACAAGCCGGTCGAGCTGCGCCGCGGCCTGTACCTGACCAGCCGCCACCACTACCAGAACGACTTGAACTGAACGGCCGGACCGGGCGAAGTGAACCGGGTTTGTACCGGGAATCAGCGCCCGAGGACTGGCAAGCGGATTGGCTAGCGGAAACGAATGGAGCGGTGCAACATAAATTTGGTTATATGTAAGAATAGATATTGGTCGTTGTGGGGAAATGGGCGAGAATCGCGGCGCAGCATGATGGTTTCATCACGTTGCAGCATAAAGTGCGCAATAAGTGGGCAAAAGCAGCAAATAAGCCACAGATGAGCCACTGTCGAACGTCCATTCGACGGCCTTGAATCGCTTTCATACGCAGTCACTAAACCAAAAAGCAATACACAAGGGAGGTAAGCCATGTCTGAAGCCATCAAGGACCCCCGGCGCAAGCCACGCCGGGAGTACCGCAACATCCACGTCGGTGAACTGGGCAACTACCGCATGCCGTTGTCGGCAATCGTGTCGATCCTGCACCGTATCAGCGGCATGCTGCTGTTCGTGCTGCTGCCGTTCATCCTGTACCTGCTGCAGGAATCCATCCGCTCCGAGATTTCGTTCGCGCACTTCCAGGGCATCGCCCAGCACCCGTTCAGCAAGCTCGTGATCCTGGGCCTGGTATGGGGCTACATGCACCACTTCTGCGCCGGCATCCGCCACCTGGTGATGGATACCCACGTCGGCCTGGACAAGGATTCGGCCCGCAAGACGTCGGTGGCCGTGCTGGTCATCAGCCTGGCGGTGACCTTCCTGGTCGCCCTGAAACTGTTCGGAGTGTTCTGAGATGAAAAACAATATCGGACCGAAGCGCCTCGTCGTCGGCGCCCATTACGGCCTGGGTGAATTCCTCGCGCAGCGCGCCACCGCCATCGTGATGGTGGTGTACACCGTCGTGCTGCTGGCCGCTTTCCTCACCGGGAACAACTTCTCGTATGAAGGCTGGGCCGGCCTGTTCGCGCAGACCTGGTTCAAGCTGTTCACGCTGGCCACCCTGATCGGCCTGTTCTATCACGCCTGGGTCGGCGTCGTCAGCGTCTACCAGGACTACATCAAGAACGTCGGTGTCCGCTTCCTCATTCAAACCGCGTCGGCCATGTGGCTGATCGCGTGCGCCGTGTGGTCGGTGCAGATACTCTGGAGTGTGTAAATCGTGGCAGCAATCAAATCCTCCATCCCCGTACGCCGCTTCGACGCGGTGATCGTTGGCGCCGGCGGTTCCGGCATGCGCGCCTCCCTGCAACTGGCTGAAGCGGGCCTGAACGTGGCCGTGCTGTCGAAAGTGTTCCCGACCCGTTCGCACACCGTCGCGGCACAGGGCGGCATCGGCGCTTCGCTGGGCAACATGGCCGAAGACAACTGGTTCTGGCACATGTTCGATACCGTCAAGGGCGGCGACTACCTGGGCGACCAGGATGCGATCGAATTCATGTGCCGCGAGGCGCCGAAGGTCGTGTACGAGCTGGAACACTTCGGCATGCCGTTCGACCGCAATCCCGACGGCACGATCTACCAGCGCCCGTTCGGCGGCCATACCGCCAACTTCGGCGAGAAGGCCGTGCAGCGCGCCTGCGCCGCGGCCGACCGTACCGGCCACGCGCTGCTCCACACGCTGTACCAGCGTAACGTCCGTGCCCGCACCCACTTCTTCGTCGAATGGATGGCGCTGGACCTGATCCGCGACAGCGAAGGCGACGTGATCGGCGTGGTCGCGCTGGAAATGGAAACCGGCGACGTGATGATCCTGCAGGCGAAGACGACGATCTTCGCCACCGGCGGTGCCGGCCGGATCTTCGCCGCATCGACCAACGCGTTCATCAACACCGGCGACGGCATGGGCATGGCGGCACGCGCCGGCCTGCCGCTGCAGGACATGGAATTCTGGCAGTTCCACCCGACCGGCGTGGCCGGCGCGGGCGTCCTGATCACCGAAGGCGTGCGCGGCGAAGGCGGCATCCTGATCAACTCGCAGGGCGAGCGTTTCATGGAGCGCTATGCGCCGACCCTGAAGGACCTGGCGCCGCGCGACTTCGTGTCGCGCTCGATGGACCAGGAAATCAAGGAAGGCCGCGGCGTGGGCCCGAACAAGGACCACGTGCTGCTCGACCTGCGCCACATCGGCAAGGAAACCATCGAGAAGCGCTTGCCGTCGATCCTGGAAATCGGCCACAAGTTCGCCAACGTGGACGCGACCAAGGAACCGATCCCGGTCGTGCCGACGATCCACTACCAGATGGGCGGCATTCCGACCAACATCCACGGCCAGGTAGTGGCACCGTCGGCCGATGGCGGCCAGAAGATCGTCAACGGCCTGTACGCGATCGGCGAATGCGCCTGCGTGTCCGTGCACGGCGCGAACCGCCTGGGCACCAACTCGCTGCTCGACCTGGTGGTGTTCGGCCGCGCGGCCGGCAACCATGTGGTGGCGTCGAACCTGAAGCAGAAGGAACACAAGGACCTGCCGAAGGATGCATCGGACTTCGCGATGGACCGCCTGAACCGCCTGGAAACCTCCACCGGTTCCGAGAAGGTGCAGGGCGTGGCCAACGATATCCGCGCCACGATGCAGAAGTACTGCGGCGTGTTCCGTACCGACGACCTGCTCAAGGCCGGCTTCGACGAGATCATGAAGC belongs to Pseudoduganella albidiflava and includes:
- the sdhD gene encoding succinate dehydrogenase, hydrophobic membrane anchor protein; the protein is MKNNIGPKRLVVGAHYGLGEFLAQRATAIVMVVYTVVLLAAFLTGNNFSYEGWAGLFAQTWFKLFTLATLIGLFYHAWVGVVSVYQDYIKNVGVRFLIQTASAMWLIACAVWSVQILWSV
- the sdhC gene encoding succinate dehydrogenase, cytochrome b556 subunit, which gives rise to MSEAIKDPRRKPRREYRNIHVGELGNYRMPLSAIVSILHRISGMLLFVLLPFILYLLQESIRSEISFAHFQGIAQHPFSKLVILGLVWGYMHHFCAGIRHLVMDTHVGLDKDSARKTSVAVLVISLAVTFLVALKLFGVF
- the sdhA gene encoding succinate dehydrogenase flavoprotein subunit — encoded protein: MAAIKSSIPVRRFDAVIVGAGGSGMRASLQLAEAGLNVAVLSKVFPTRSHTVAAQGGIGASLGNMAEDNWFWHMFDTVKGGDYLGDQDAIEFMCREAPKVVYELEHFGMPFDRNPDGTIYQRPFGGHTANFGEKAVQRACAAADRTGHALLHTLYQRNVRARTHFFVEWMALDLIRDSEGDVIGVVALEMETGDVMILQAKTTIFATGGAGRIFAASTNAFINTGDGMGMAARAGLPLQDMEFWQFHPTGVAGAGVLITEGVRGEGGILINSQGERFMERYAPTLKDLAPRDFVSRSMDQEIKEGRGVGPNKDHVLLDLRHIGKETIEKRLPSILEIGHKFANVDATKEPIPVVPTIHYQMGGIPTNIHGQVVAPSADGGQKIVNGLYAIGECACVSVHGANRLGTNSLLDLVVFGRAAGNHVVASNLKQKEHKDLPKDASDFAMDRLNRLETSTGSEKVQGVANDIRATMQKYCGVFRTDDLLKAGFDEIMKLDERRKHVSFKDKSKVFNTARVEALELDNLIETAKATITSAVARKESRGAHAHSDFPNRDDDNWMKHTLWFSEGNRLEYKPVVTKPLTVETFKPKARTF